In candidate division KSB1 bacterium, one DNA window encodes the following:
- a CDS encoding tetratricopeptide repeat protein has translation MKEFQTIEINPSPHLLTDSGLLYFRLRNYPMAIERFTRALEISNNKVRLYRYLGEANWRILNYKGMVRWNRKIVACFPNDLGGWQNLAVAYKALGQKKQFDQVTRHIDSINSRNFPSKEFEPETITSEFPDESFTPGHIFNYF, from the coding sequence ATGAAAGAATTTCAAACAATAGAAATCAATCCGTCGCCTCATTTGTTAACGGATTCCGGGTTGCTTTATTTTCGGTTGCGAAATTATCCCATGGCCATTGAAAGGTTTACCAGGGCTTTAGAAATTTCGAATAACAAAGTCCGGCTCTATCGTTATTTAGGAGAAGCCAATTGGAGAATTCTAAATTATAAAGGCATGGTTCGCTGGAACCGAAAAATTGTTGCCTGTTTTCCAAATGATCTGGGAGGTTGGCAAAACCTGGCGGTGGCTTATAAAGCCCTTGGGCAAAAAAAACAATTTGACCAGGTAACCCGGCACATTGACTCCATCAACAGCCGCAATTTCCCCTCGAAAGAATTTGAGCCGGAGACCATCACATCCGAATTTCCTGATGAATCATTCACCCCAGGCCATATCTTCAATTATTTTTAG